The stretch of DNA ggtgatcaggtgtcTTGGCCacgactcctcctcgaagtgcacctggacgggagccaggccaggttcggccgaacccctggTTACCTGGCAGCCCCTCGGcctgatcttctgctggatggttcattcgttggatcttatccttatcaTCTAGTGCATtttgcgtggaggccccgtttcctctgacatgtgggccctctttgtaagggtgtgacgccggacgtggtattctgcgtagttgtatggcgtctgctgcgtgttttcatcttattccgctcttACTCATCTGGAATGTACAAacctcgaaaacaactgtggagcaaggttagtgatacaaatatatgagtaaggcatgtagttttcatTTATTCTTGAGTCTAGTTGACGGTCGAatttggcacttaagcaccgtcaacagttATGTCACTAGCTAATTTATGAAAGTTATATCCCAAATATGCTGTGGTACTTAAACAGTGAAAGTTGTTGATGTCAGCAGGATACACCACAGTCAGTAGTGTTACATGGCGATGGAATCCCGCGTTTCATTGAGACACCACAGACGGCAGTGTCCCCCGTTGCTGGTTTAGCAGGTTAGTCCTCTTTTTTAATACTTTGATTTTTGAAAGTATGATTAATAAGCCAGGAAGGTTGTAGGTAACAGACTACCCACCTTCGGCAATGGGGCATGTGGATGGATCTGCAGTTTACAATGGAACTGTTGGTTATGGTGCAAAAGAGAAAATTGACATGCCCATAAATCGACATGAAACTGGTTTGTTGATTGATTATAATTAAGTTATATGTATTCATTTTCATGTCGGCGTGATTTACAGTATATATTCTATAATGAACACACGTAGAAATAGcttgttattatttttttggcATTCGATGTGGTTTAGAATATTTTTTAAACAGGTGATGGTGCCATTGTGTCGCCCAGAAGTtcaagaaaacaaaagaaaagagaaacggATCGAATTAGGTTTGCAACAATGTCAATTAAAAAAGGGCTGAAAAGAATGCTAGACAAAAGGAAAGATACAatagtaaaaaaaaatgaaggtcTGTCAGTATatgttttgttttgaaaatctaTAATATATTGTGCATTGAGCTTTATGTGTCATTATATACTTCATAATTGATAATATACATTCATACAGTACTGTATTTTTTTACCATTAAAGTATTCACATTTAGGGATGAACATTCTGGTTTCTTCATTTGCTAAATTCTACATCCATAATTTTATTACAAATGCTTGTTGCAAATAAAATTTAGTATAGTTATTTTTTCGCAATATGGTTCTTCGAACACATGGTACCTGCGGATCGAGCCTGATGGCCCTTGCGACTCCCAAAAGgcaatttttttctttactaTAGTCATTTGCTAAATTCTACATtcataattttattacaaaTGTTTATTACAATTAAAATTTAGTGTGGTTAGTTTTTCATGCGTGACGCACGGGCACCCTGCTACTGCTAGTATATTAAATGAAGCTCGACCAGCAAAGAAGAACACACGCATGCTGCGCCCAACTTATATACACCTGATGCGAAGTGACTTTCTTGCTTGACATTGCATATAGCAGAGTACCAGATTTAGAAACAAACATAATTAAGTTAATCTTCTCACTGGAATCTCAAATAGTCATCAGACAATATATAGTACTAATAGTAACCATAGACACCAACGAACCCCCAAAGGAGAGGAATTCCCGTACGTTGGATGAAAGCGTGGGCGACGCCCTATTGCCCTACTCCTCGGGAGCTGCTGGAGGCAGCAGAGCAGACGCCGACGAGATAGCTCCAATGGCTGCTCGGGCCCtgagacgacgacggcgccggggCGAAAGcggcaggaggcggcggagcagcgagCCCTGCCCTTGAAGTGCCGGCGGCTTGGGGTCGGGACTCGATGTAGCGCTTGGCACGAGTCCACAGCTCCTTGACGTACGTCTGGAAGACCTCGAACCGCTCCGCATCGGTCGCCAGGTCCTTGTCGGCGGCgtacgcggaggcggcggcgaaggcctcGGCGTCCACGGCGGCATCGGCGCGACTGGCCTCGGGCTCCGGGATGACGCCGTCGAGCTGCCCGATGGGTAGGAGCCCAGCCATCCACTTCGCGACCGTGTCCACCATCTCGTCGCGCGTGCTCTGCGGCAGTGGCCAGATCCCCAGCGCTTTGTCCAACTGCGCCTTGACCTCCGACGGCATCGGGGTGCAGCGTAAGACCCTCCCTGGGCGAGGCCTGAGGGACTGGAAGCGTCGGATCTCCTCGACGACGGTGCGGTTCCGGCGGTCAGAGGGCGATGAGGTCGTCGTCGTTCGCCGTTCGATAGTAACTTCTCCTCTTGGCGCGGCCCGCGCCGGCCACCACGGCCGAACCCACCGCGCTCTGCCATGGCTGGGTGaatggggggaggggggggggggggtgcggaaCAATGCGGATTTCATGAGCACGGCGGCACATGCCCCCCTCAGCTGCCGCCGGGCTTGCGCTGCATCCGGCCACCACCCACCGCCCGTCCGACCCCGCCCGGGGGCGCTGTCGCGCCCCCTCGCCCACGCCGTCGGatgaaccgccgccgccgccaccatctcctCTAAGTCCGACGGGCATGCCCCCCGATAACCTGAATTTCctaagctccgccgcctccctccgccaCCCCGGCTGCCGGCGACCGCCCCGCCCACCAACCCCCTGGACGGCactccggcggcgccggcgcaagCGCGAATCTCGGCACATATCGAACGGGCGGGAGCCGCTGCGCTCATCAGAATATTAACCGGGTGCGGAATGAGGTATTTATCTGGGCGTGGTGGAGCTAGGTTTTGAGAGTACGGTGCGGTGGAGACCGTGGGCTGACATGCAGTCTACAGGCCCGTTTCTTGCTATCGAGCTTTCGTTTTTTTCTGGCCCATGCACAAACCCGGCGGCGTGTCGCTTAAATCGGCCCGATAAAAACCAGGCCTCGGAGCCTCGGCGTTCACCATGAAGAAGGTGAACGCCGTCCACAGGATTTACTAAAATTGGATAACCTCTACAAGTGAAAAGTATAGGCGGATTTACATCGAAGAAGACATCAAAAGAACATGAGTAAACGAATCAAGCAGGCAGATTCTGATTACAGATGCAATTACAGATGCAGGTAGTTGGACAGGTGAACAAAAGTGACAAGTGCAGGAACCAATGGGCGCATACAGAAATTTGAACTTCTGATTGCATAAGCTCAAAAGATCTATAGTTTTTAATCTCCAATTTCTTTGACAGCTAATCCTACATTCTTGTTGATCTATGGACAGACAAAAGTACAAAACCTACATTATTCTTGTTGATCTGTGGACAGACAATTATATACTACCTGGTTGAAGACCAGAACATGCACTAAAACACGCTGGAGCATCCCAACATACCATATCAACATAAAATCAACCCGGCTAACCACTACAGAAATAAGAGAGTAGGGCCGGTGTATGCAGAGATTGTATGTCATGCTACTACACCTCAATCGAACTCCCACATGGTTAGGTTCCTCAGTTCATTAATTGATGTGTGGATGGATAATACCACCAAAGTGGAAATCATGCATCAATTCCAGGACCCGGATATGCTGGAAGACTCATTATCCTCTTGTCCAACACAGGACTACCCACTGTGAAATGGTACAAGCTTTGGAACTCCAAATCTTTTAAGCCAAGAACCTCATGAACTGCACAGAAATTCTACCAAATTAGAAGTTGTTACTGAATAATGCTTAAGCTAAAATACCAATGGAGAGTTAAAATATTATGAGCACTGCAAACTGAATGAAGAATATTATTTAGATATCGCTGTGGATTGTAATTAAGAGAAACCAAATATAAGTCAGAAGTTATCTTGTGCTTCATGTTCACAAGCAGAATAATCAACTTGGGCATGAAAACTGAACGACATGCTGCTGAAGATGTCTTATTCTCCTACATGGATGAAAAAGCCGAGACATTATGGCAAAAAAGGTAACAGTATTCTAAGGATCATTCTGTTTTTCCAAGTTGTGTTGTCCCAGCTGGCTTAATGAATAGTACAACAGCTGCTGCAACAGGACAAAATGAATAATACATTGTTCAACGTCAacagcatttttttttgcaataaaGATTTGAGTCATGCATTGCCAATATTCTAAAGACTAGCGAAGACACTGGACTGATTAGATAACATTGAATTGGCTTGTGCTTCATGAAAAAATTTGCCTCATTTTAGCATAGCATGTATATTATTCAATGGAGTCCTGAGCATCCTACGCGCCAATTATCATATCTTTTAAGTGCACATAAACTGcaaaacaaaacagaacaactGGGATTTGTTCCCCTGTGTCGTGAACAACATAGCAGGGttttctctctatttttttatacAACAAGCAGAAAGGAATGTAATGGTGTTAAATGTTCTTATAGTTTGCAGACGCTCCCTGTTTCAGCTAATTTAAGCTAGCAGAAGATTGTTGCTGCTAAAGTAAATACCTCCATGGTTAACAAGTACTAAACTGCGATAGATCAACGTACCAGCATCGTCAAAGTAACAGCCAATCCCTGTGGCAGAAATTCCAACAGCATGGGCCTCAAGATAAAGCACTTGGCCAAGAACGCCAGTCTCCCAAAATAAACGAGGATACATCCATTCACCTTTAtcatgcaatacagggtcaaatCTAGCAATCATCCCAAGGCTAAAACATCCATGTGAAGCAATTTCCTGCATAAAAATACCAAAAGC from Panicum virgatum strain AP13 chromosome 9K, P.virgatum_v5, whole genome shotgun sequence encodes:
- the LOC120647826 gene encoding MFP1 attachment factor 1-like; protein product: MPSEVKAQLDKALGIWPLPQSTRDEMVDTVAKWMAGLLPIGQLDGVIPEPEASRADAAVDAEAFAAASAYAADKDLATDAERFEVFQTYVKELWTRAKRYIESRPQAAGTSRAGLAAPPPPAAFAPAPSSSQGPSSHWSYLVGVCSAASSSSRGVGQ